The Mercurialis annua linkage group LG2, ddMerAnnu1.2, whole genome shotgun sequence genome contains a region encoding:
- the LOC126667864 gene encoding ABC transporter C family member 3-like, giving the protein MEILDLPAFLSSSPPLFYMLLKPIFLHRFSGLLHLVLLLGLFISFVGKKLRAGKVDERFDKNKRVFCYKQTLLCCYGVSLFNLVLCFLIYFYWYRDVWSDDKLMTLLDSAVLKSLSWGALGVYLYTNSVSSPETKFPILLKIWWVFYFITSCYSLIVDFMLQGKHMSLEIQFLVSDVVSVLTGLYICYVGFLKDKNRDSLIEEPFLNGDSSLSNSLESTKPIGSKTLTPYSNASPFSILTFSWMGSLIAVGNKKTLDLEDVPQLDFKDTVAGTFSVLRNKLEMDGGAPANGVTTNKLVKALFLSFWKELLLTALLALLYTVASYVGPYLIESFVQCLDGRGEYKNQGYVLASVFFVAKLVECLSQRHQVFRLQQIGIRIRSVLVAMVYNKGLTLSHLSKQDHTSGEIINYMAVDAERIGHFTWYVHDLWLVFFQVGLALLILYKNLGLGSIAAFISTVIIMLLNYPLGRLQEKFQDKLMESKDNRMKTTSEILRNMRILKLQGWEMKFLCKILDLRKMEEGWLKKYFYTSAVTNFFFWVAPTFISVATFGACMFMGVQLETGKILSALATFRILQEPIYFLPDTISMVVQTKVSLDRIASFLRLQELQFDVIEKLPRFSSDTAIEIVNGNFSWDFSLPHPTLKDVSFKVFRGMNVAVCGAVGSGKSSLLSCILGEVPKISGTLRLCGTKAYVAQSPWIQSGTIEENILFGKKMDRDRYDRILEACALKKDIEILSFGDQTVIGERGINLSGGQKQRIQIARALYQDSDIYLFDDPFSAVDAHTGSHIFKNVLINLLNTRTVIYITHQVEFLPAADIILVMKDGRITQAGKYSDLLIPGSDFMELVNAHRAALSPLDSKQASHPENGSTSKESSFSKAVLDQDKIDLANDKENEIVVPKGQLIQEEEREKGRVGFTVYWKYITTAFGGALVPIILLAAILSQILQICSNYWMAWATPESKDVKPVVTASTLIGVYAAFALGSSFCLLVRITLLVTAGYKTATLLFNKMHYSIFRAPMSFFDATPSGRILNRASTDQSQIDLQMAYQTGAVVFTLIQLLGVVGVMSQVAWQIFVIFIPVACVCIWYQQYYIPSARELARLAGVSKAPVFQHFSETISGSTTIRSFDQQSRFQEINMKLMDAYSRPKFHIAGAMEWLCFRLDIFSSITFATSLILLISFQDRINPAIAGLAVTYGLNLNIIQTWFIWKLCNLENRIISVERVLQYLSIPSEPPLLIEEKRPDQSWPSLGEVSIDNLQVRYAPHMPLVLQGLTCSFPGGKRTGIVGRTGSGKSTLIQTLLRIVEPTVGQIVIDDINISSIGLHDLRSRLGIIPQDPTMFEGTIRSNLDPLEEYTDEQIWEALDKCQLAHEVKKKEKRLDSMVTENGENWSMGQRQLVCLGRVLLKKCKILILDEATASVDTATDNLIQQTIKQHFSDRTVVTIAHRITSVLDSDVVLLLSNGLIEEFDSPARLLQNKSSSFGQLVAEYTMRSNASLEKFT; this is encoded by the exons ATGGAAATTCTTGATTTACCAGCTTTTCTTTCAAGCTCACCTCCACTGTTTTACATGCTCCTTAAACCCATTTTCCTCCATCGGTTTTCTGGTTTACTGCACTTAGTTTTGCTACTTGGGTTATTCATCTCCTTTGTGGGCAAGAAACTTAGGGCGGGAAAGGTGGATGAGAGGTTTGACAAAAACAAGAGGGTTTTCTGTTATAAACAGACTTTGTTGTGTTGTTATGGCGTTTCATTGTTTAACCTTGTTTTGTGCTTCTTAATCTACTTTTATTGGTATAGAGATGTCTGGTCTGATGATAAACTGATGACCCTTTTGGATTCAGCAGTGCTTAAATCACTGTCTTGGGGTGCACTTGGTGTTTATCTGTACACTAATTCTGTTTCTTCACCTGAGACAAAGTTTCccattttattgaaaatttggtgggttttttattttattacatcgTGTTATAGCTTAATTGTagattttatgcttcagggGAAACACATGTCTTTAGAAATTCAGTTCTTGGTATCTGATGTAGTCTCTGTATTGACAGGTTTGTATATCTGTTATGTTGGGTTCTTGAAAGATAAGAATAGAGATTCCCTAATCGAAGAACCCTTTTTAAATGGCGATTCTAGTTTAAGTAATAGCTTGGAGTCAACTAAGCCCATAGGAAGTAAGACTTTAACACCTTACTCAAATGCTAGTCCCTTCAGTATTCTTACCTTCTCTTGGATGGGTTCCCTTATTGCTGTTGGCAATAAGAAAACTTTAGACCTGGAGGATGTTCCTCAGCTTGATTTTAAGGATACTGTAGCTGGGACATTTTCAGTTCTTAGAAATAAGCTGGAGATGGATGGTGGTGCTCCTGCTAATGGAGTTACCACAAACAAGCTTGTCAAAGCATTATTCCTTTCATTTTGGAAGGAACTTCTATTGACTGCTTTACTTGCACTGTTATATACAGTAGCTTCTTATGTTGGTCCATACCTCATAGAATCTTTTGTTCAGTGCCTTGATGGGCGAGGAGAGTATAAAAATCAGGGATATGTTCTAGCTTCAGTATTTTTCGTTGCAAAACTCGTAGAGTGTCTCTCTCAGAGGCATCAGGTGTTTAGATTGCAGCAAATTGGAATCAGGATCCGTTCAGTTCTTGTGGCAATGGTATATAATAAGGGCTTAACACTTTCGCACCTGTCGAAACAGGATCACACAAGTGGCGAAATCATCAATTACATGGCTGTTGATGCAGAGAGAATTGGACATTTTACTTGGTATGTCCATGACTTGTGGTTGGTCTTCTTCCAAGTTGGTTTAGCCTTGTTGATATTGTATAAGAATCTCGGTCTTGGATCCATTGCCGCTTTTATCTCGACGGTTATTATCATGTTGCTTAATTATCCTCTGGGTAGATTGCAAGAGAAGTTTCAGGACAAGTTGATGGAATCAAAAGATAACAGAATGAAGACAACATCTGAGATTTTAAGGAATATGAGGATTCTCAAGCTTCAAGGATGGGAAATGAAGTTTCTGTGTAAAATCCTTGATCTCAGAAAGATGGAGGAAGGATGGTTGAAGAAGTACTTTTACACCTCAGCAGTAACAAATTTTTTCTTCTGGGTTGCTCCAACTTTTATTTCTGTGGCCACTTTTGGTGCTTGTATGTTTATGGGAGTCCAACTTGAAACAGGAAAGATCTTATCTGCACTAGCAACATTCAGGATTCTTCAAGAGCCGATATACTTTCTTCCTGATACAATTTCCATGGTAGTCCAGACTAAGGTTTCTCTTGATAGAATTGCATCTTTTCTTCGTCTCCAAGAATTACAGTTTGATGTTATTGAGAAGCTTCCAAGATTTAGTTCTGACACAGCAATTGAGATAGTTAATGGGAATTTCTCTTGGGATTTCTCTTTACCTCACCCGACACTAAAAGATGTAAGTTTCAAAGTATTCCGTGGCATGAATGTTGCTGTTTGTGGTGCTGTTGGTTCAGGCAAGTCAAGCTTACTTTCCTGCATCCTAGGAGAGGTACCCAAAATTTCTGGGACTCTTAGGTTGTGCGGGACAAAGGCCTATGTGGCGCAGTCACCTTGGATTCAAAGCGGGACAATTGAAGAGAACATACTGTTTGGTAAGAAGATGGACAGAGATAGGTATGACAGGATACTGGAAGCATGTGCGCTGAAAAAGGACATAGAAATCCTGTCATTTGGTGACCAAACAGTTATAGGAGAGAGGGGAATCAACTTAAGTGGCGGCCAGAAGCAACGTATTCAGATTGCTCGAGCTCTCTACCAAGATTCTGATATTTATCTATTTGATGATCCTTTCAGTGCTGTGGATGCTCACACTGGATCTCATATATTTAAG AATGTTTTGATCAATCTTCTAAATACAAGAACTGTTATATACATCACTCACCAAGTTGAGTTCTTACCTGCTGCTGATATAATCTTG GTCATGAAAGATGGAAGGATCACACAGGCTGGGAAATATAGTGACCTTCTTATCCCAGGATCCGATTTCATGGAGCTTGTAAATGCACACAGGGCAGCCTTATCGCCACTTGATTCAAAACAGGCATCACATCCTGAAAATGGAAGTACTAGTAAGGAGAGCAGCTTTAGTAAGGCTGTGCTAGATCAGGATAAAATTGACTTGgcaaatgataaagaaaatgagATAGTTGTGCCGAAAGGACAGCTCATtcaagaagaagagagagagaaaggtCGCGTTGGGTTTACGGTGTACTGGAAATATATCACAACAGCATTTGGTGGAGCTCTTGTGCCAATCATATTATTGGCAGCAATTTTATCTCAGATCCTTCAAATTTGTAGCAATTATTGGATGGCATGGGCAACTCCTGAGTCGAAGGATGTGAAACCTGTTGTTACCGCATCTACACTGATAGGTGTGTATGCAGCTTTTGCCCTGGGAAGTTCATTCTGTCTCCTGGTCAGGATCACTCTTCTTGTTACAGCAGGGTATAAGACAGCGACTCTGCTTTTCAATAAGATGCATTATAGCATTTTCCGTGCGCCCATGTCCTTCTTTGATGCAACCCCTAGTGGTCGAATCCTAAACAGA GCTTCTACGGACCAAAGCCAGATAGATTTGCAAATGGCATATCAAACTGGTGCAGTTGTATTCACACTGATCCAGCTTCTGGGAGTCGTCGGAGTCATGTCTCAGGTGGCATGGCaaatttttgtcatttttatcCCTGTGGCTTGCGTTTGCATCTGGTATCAG CAATATTACATCCCTTCTGCAAGAGAACTTGCACGATTAGCCGGTGTATCCAAAGCTCCGGTTTTCCAGCACTTCTCTGAAACAATATCAGGATCGACAACTATTAGGAGTTTCGATCAGCAATCAAGATTCCAAGAAATAAACATGAAATTGATGGATGCATATTCTCGGCCCAAATTTCATATTGCTGGTGCAATGGAATGGCTTTGCTTCAGGCTGGATATATTTTCTTCTATTACATTCGCAACATCATTGATTTTGTTGATCTCTTTCCAAGATAGAATTAATCCAG CAATTGCGGGCCTAGCTGTGACATATGGACTCAACCTTAACATCATACAAACTTGGTTTATATGGAAACTCTGTAATTTGGAGAACCGGATCATATCAGTAGAAAGAGTACTTCAATACTTGTCCATACCTAGTGAACCTCCTCTTCTAATAGAAGAAAAGCGACCAGACCAGTCGTGGCCGTCACTTGGAGAAGTTTCTATTGATAATCTTCAG GTTCGCTATGCCCCACACATGCCACTGGTTCTGCAAGGTCTCACCTGCAGTTTTCCAGGAGGGAAGAGAACTGGTATTGTTGGGAGAACAGGAAGTGGAAAGTCTACTCTGATACAGACTCTTCTCCGCATTGTGGAACCCACAGTTGGTCAGATTGTGATTGACGACATCAATATCTCATCAATTGGATTGCATGATTTGCGGTCAAGGCTGGGCATTATTCCTCAGGATCCAACTATGTTCGAGGGGACTATACGGAGCAACCTGGACCCGCTTGAAGAGTATACAGATGAACAAATTTGGGAG GCTCTGGACAAATGTCAACTTGCACATGAAGttaagaaaaaagagaaaaggcTGGATTCCATGG TTACTGAGAATGGGGAAAACTGGAGTATGGGTCAGAGGCAGCTGGTCTGTCTAGGGCGTGTACTACTGAAAAAGTGTAAAATACTGATCCTGGATGAAGCTACTGCCTCTGTGGATACAGCTACTGATAATCTTATACAGCAAACCATAAAGCAACACTTCTCTGACCGTACAGTTGTAACAATTGCTCATCGGATAACTTCAGTTCTTGATAGTGACGTGGTTTTGCTTTTGAGCAATG GGCTGATTGAGGAATTTGATTCTCCGGCAAGATTGTTACAAAATAAGTCATCTTCATTCGGACAACTTGTAGCAGAGTACACAATGAGGTCAAATGCCAGTCTCGAGAAGTTCACTTGA